A genomic window from Lycium barbarum isolate Lr01 chromosome 4, ASM1917538v2, whole genome shotgun sequence includes:
- the LOC132636336 gene encoding CASP-like protein 2D1 has translation MGFLGDDASNLKVLDCTLRLFVIPLSIASIWLSVSNQQDNSSYGRLEFSNFTGLKYMVGISAASGGYALFTAISLWVKSLVSKAWFFFVSDQLVAYLMVTSLAAIWEILYLAYNGDQKVSWSEACSSYGKFCGRLKLVLVLHAIALCCFLALAVISAYRVFSRYQPPSIENEEEKEMHT, from the exons ATGGGATTTCTTGGAGATGATGCATCAAATCTTAAAGTCCTAGACTGTACACTAAGGTTGTTTGTCATTCCTTTGTCTATTGCCTCCATATGGTTGTCAGTCTCCAATCAACAGGACAATAGCAGTTATGGGAGATTGGAATTCAGCAATTTCACAGGACTCAA GTACATGGTTGGCATTAGTGCTGCATCAGGTGGATATGCGCTTTTTACTGCTATATCATTGTGGGTCAAGAGTTTGGTCAGTAAAGCATGGTTCTTCTTTGTGTCTGATCAG CTTGTAGCATACTTAATGGTTACATCATTGGCTGCAATTTGGGAAATTCTTTACTTAGCCTATAATGGTGACCAAAAGGTGTCATGGAGTGAAGCCTGCAGTTCCTACGGAAAATTTTGCGGTAGATTGAAGCTGGTTTTGGTTCTCCATGCAATCGCCCTTTGTTGTTTCCTTGCATTAGCTGTGATTTCAGCTTATAGGGTCTTTAGCAGATATCAGCCTCCTAGTATAGAgaatgaagaagaaaaggaaatgcACACCTGA